In Ciconia boyciana chromosome 12, ASM3463844v1, whole genome shotgun sequence, a genomic segment contains:
- the GDPD2 gene encoding glycerophosphoinositol inositolphosphodiesterase GDPD2: MADPPGCCRPCATCLLCLYSCQWITAKKEKRKGLRTTKCDCSWFLFLFCVFLFTLVWVYFAIVILNDFHNFNEFIFRQRKLWLDWSLVLLIATAMLITYSAVLLVLALCLQLCGQPLKLHWLHKTLLILTALVVAAAFTGLGIKWAEEWRSARISLQATGPFLHIGIVGGMTFLAWPLASFIYRTRNTGLKVFLLLVYCAVMIALYLAPLGITSPCIMEGNQLPPKPALVGHRGAPMLAPENTLMSLRKAVDCGVQVFETDVMVSADGVPFLMHDEELTRTTNVQAVFPERAALNSTAFNWTDLQQLDAGSWFLERRPFPTVQSLSADDRDQVTKQRIPSLEEVLKAAKQSNISIMFDLRPENHSDYQSFVNATLEVILQSGIPLQQVLWLPDAFREQVKQQAPGVQQVYGRKRHQNEKEPLLHVNLRYQDMSSEEIRQYRQDDISVNLYVVNQPWLFSVLWCSGVSSVTTNACQVLKEMKHPIWLLPSSTYLMIWIVVDCTSFLAILWAFLLLKKCSQRRWPVESETDVLLTKINSLMQE, encoded by the exons ATGGCAGACCCCCCTGGCTGCTGCCGCCCCTGTGccacctgcctgctctgcctctaCAGCTGCCAGTGGATCACCGccaagaaggagaagaggaagggccTGAGAACCACCAAG TGTGACTGCAGCTggttccttttcctcttctgtgtctTCCTCTTCACACTGGTGTGGGTCTACTTCGCCATCGTCATCCTCAATGATTTCCACAACTTCAATGA GTTCATCTTCAGGCAGAGGAAGTTGTGGCTAGACTGGTCCCTGGTCCTGCTCATAGCTACGGCCATGCTGATCACCtactcagctgtgctgctg GTCCTTGCTTTGTGCTTGCAGCTCTGCGGCCAGCCCTTGAAGCTACACTGGCTGCACAAG acccTGCTGATCTTAACTGCCTTGGTGGTGGCTGCAGCCTTCACAGGGCTGGGAATAAAGTGGGCGGAGGAGTGGAGAAGTGCACGTATCTCCCTGCAG GCAACAGGTCCCTTCCTGCACATTGGAATCGTAGGGGGAATGACATTCCTTGCCTGGCCCCTGGCCAGCTTCATCTACCGCACCCGCAACACAG GTCTCAAggtatttctgctgcttgtgTACTGCGCAGTGATGATCGCACTGTATCTGGCTCCTCTGGGAATCACCTCCCCTTGCATCATGGAGGGGAACCAGCTGCCTCCCAAGCCAGCCCTGGTTGGCCACCGAGGAGCCCCCATG CTGGCCCCTGAAAACACCCTCATGTCGCTGCGCAAGGCGGTGGACTGTGGTGTGCAAGTCTTTGAGACAGACGTCATGGTGAG TGCTGACGGGGTCCCATTCCTCATGCATGACGAGGAACTCACCAGGACCACCAACGTGCAGGCTGTGTTCCCTGAGAGGGCTGCCCTGAACAGCACCGCCTTCAACTGGACAGACCTCCAGCAGCTGGATGCTGGCAGCTGGTTCCTGGAG CGGAGGCCATTTCCCACTGTGCAGAGTCTTTCTGCTGATGATCGCGACCAGGTGACTAAACAGAGGATCCCATCCCTGGAAGAGGTGCTAAAGGCAGCCAAGCAGAGCAATATCTCCATCATGTTTGACCTCCGGCCTGAGAACCACAGTGACTATCAGAGCTTCGTCAATGCCACCCTGGAAGTGATCTTACAGTCAGGCATCCCACTACAGCAG GTCCTTTGGCTGCCAGATGCGTTCAGGGAACAGGTCAAACAGCAAGCCCCAGGTGTTCAGCAAGTTTATGGCCGGAAGAGACACCAGAATGAGAAGGAGCCACTGCTGCATGTCAATCTGCGCTACCAGGACATGAGCTCTGAGGAGATCAG GCAGTACCGCCAGGACGACATCTCTGTCAACTTGTATGTGGTGAACCAGCCCTGGCTTTTCTCCGTGCTGTGGTGCTCTGGGGTGAGCTCTGTCACCACCAATGCCTGCCAGGTGCTGAAGGAGATGAAACACCCCATCTGGCTGCTC cccagcagcacgTACCTCATGATCTGGATTGTTGTAGACTGCACTTCCTTCCTTGCCATCCTCTGGGCCTTCCTCTTGCTGAA GAAATGCTCCCAGAGAAGATGGCCAGTGG AGTCCGAGACAGACGTGCTGCTCACAAAGATCAACAGCTTGATGCAAGAGTGA